In a single window of the Candidatus Methylomirabilota bacterium genome:
- a CDS encoding OmpA family protein, with protein sequence MFTREYRPHRALKDIHFDFDRSSVRPADVRILDASAAWLKANPTQLLLIEGHCDDRGTSEYNTALGERRARAASEYLGTKGIDRERILLISYGKERPQCEAMTDACRASNRRATFLVKEK encoded by the coding sequence GTGTTCACCCGTGAATACCGCCCCCACCGCGCGCTGAAGGACATCCACTTCGACTTCGACCGCTCGAGCGTCCGTCCCGCGGATGTGAGGATCCTGGATGCGAGCGCCGCGTGGCTCAAGGCGAACCCCACGCAGCTGCTCCTCATCGAGGGGCACTGCGACGACCGCGGGACCAGCGAGTACAACACGGCGCTCGGCGAGCGTCGCGCACGCGCGGCGTCCGAGTATCTCGGCACCAAGGGAATAGACCGGGAACGCATCCTGCTCATCTCGTACGGGAAGGAGCGTCCCCAGTGCGAGGCCATGACCGACGCCTGCCGCGCGTCGAACCGCCGGGCCACCTTCCTCGTGAAGGAGAAGTAG